Below is a window of Synchiropus splendidus isolate RoL2022-P1 chromosome 9, RoL_Sspl_1.0, whole genome shotgun sequence DNA.
GAGACTGGGCAGGTTAGGGGGGTTTGCTGGAGATATAGTGATGTGTAGCCAGAgcaagaggaggtggagaagatcaagagaggcgaagaggagagtgcaggccggGTGTCTGTCATggacagcagagcagcagctgcaggacagtCGTGAGAGCCGACATGATGTTTGCTCcggagacaggaagcagagggagAGGAGTCAGAGCTAGAGATGCTCAGCCTCTCACCTGGATCAGACCAGGAACCAGTGTCTCAGAGGCAGCGTTAGCTACAGGTGGTTCAGACAccaggagacagagagacatgttAAAGGAGAGTTGGACCAGAGGAAGAAAGCAATGGAAGGATGGAGCAACTGGGAAGAGAGCAGGAGCACCAGCAGCTCTCGCAGTCCAAAAGACCAGAGCATCATCTTCTCTCTACCGTGAGTCTGCACATTCCTAACTCAGCTACTCAGTCAAAAGCGTCGTCATTCATCACACACACTAATGCAAGGGGTTGGTTTGATGTTTGTCGACCGAAGAACCTTCACCCCTGCACGACCCCGctgagtaaacacacacacacgcacgcacaagaGGGAGGAGGCAACTCTGGCTTTTTCACTCCAGTGCCTGCGTGCCTGCGTGTCAGAGTCCAGCGGTGTTGGCGGCACAATGAAGCCACTGCACGCGGCCAGGTGTGGAGTGAACAGCTCACACCCTCATGTGAGGCTGTCCCTGCTCACATCAGCTCACCTGTTCAGCCTGGCGTGAAGGTGAGGGAGGAGCCACGCCACGGATGAAACGGCCGCCACACAGACAAGAGGAGGAGTCACACGGCGGTGAGATGAGGTGGGCGTGGCACCTCGTCAGCCACACTCCAGAGGCAGCCCGTGTTTTGGGAAGTGGGTCAGGTTTCTGGCTGCCCGCTCTTCATCTGAGGCACTGTCTGGGTCAGTGCTCCTCACCAATCAATGCTCATCGATCTGCAGCGCTGCATGTGTCCAGCTCAGACTGGAGCAGGAAGCCGTCCCCATCCAGGCCACACCAGCCCCGAACAGCACCGGGGAAAACCCCTCATCTGCGCCTCAGTCCCGTGGGAAGTGATTCAGCGCATTACGGTCATCGGAGTTGGACAACAGGTCCATCCTCGCCTGCCTGGTCCAGGTATCGCGACgcctgcttcctcctcctgccaCCCTGTCGTCGCTCCGACATCACAACTGGACCACACCCCAACACCTGACTCTCTGTTGCAACTGACCAAACTCTCCAGCTGAGATCAGCACAGACCAACTGGAGTGGCTCCGTGAGACGCGTGTTGCTGGATCAACACGACACCATGTGACCACCTGGGGCGCCGTGTTCCTGCCACTGTTCGGACGAGGTTGCCTCCATATCGGGGGCCAAACTGTGAGCCTTCGATAACACAGGAGCGGCGAGgagctcaggtttcctcccgcaCCTTCATGTGTTTCCACCCTGATCAGTCACTCTGAAAGGCCTGGATCAACAGTGgcagccactgggtggcgctAGATGGAACCTCGCTCCGCCTCAGCACACATTAGAGGACGTTCACATTAGCGTCTCATCCTCAGCGCATCTGATGCTTCACTTTGTCCATTAGACTCACAACAGCTATCGATCCAGACGCTGATGGTTCTGACTGAGAAAAGCCGACGGCAGGAGCGATGTATTGATCAGCGGAGGCCTCTCCAGCCAGCAGCGCCGGCATCCGAAACACGTGACGTGTTGTGACGACCTGCCAGCGCCAGCATCTGCGCAGATGTAACACGCGCAGCTCGATAATCTGATGCTGGAAGGGCGACGCCGGACGTCAGTGGAGACTCATTTCCTGCCTCTGAGCTGCACCTACTCTCCGCCCCGCGTGGCTCAGAGCGCTTCTGCGAAGTGGTTCTGTGAAAAGTCCATTTTAAGAGCTTCCCTATATTTAGCTGAAGCTGCGCTGCTGGGAACAAAACTCCTCTTCCACCCTGCTTTGTGTCGCACTGCTCCACTTCCTATCTTTTGGGAACTTTCCAGAACATTCCTCGGCCTGTGCTCCCGCCACTGAGCCTGGTACCAATCCACTGGCCCACACTCCCGTTTCGTTGCTTTTCCTCTTTCATGCCTGCGTCCTCAAGTCATCCACAAATGGACCTTCAACTTCTCCTTAGAGCCATTTGTATTCAGCGGGTTTGTGCTCCTCCAGTCTCCTCGCTCTACAAGACTCCGCCTCCACTCGTCCATGGCTCTGTTGCTCTTCGCCCTGATCCCCAGGGAAGCTCTGGCTCCACTGCTCCGTCAGAGGAAATggatttctcttcctcctcctcctccctcagctcaACTCTCCCAGCTTAAGCTTCAGCCCTGGAGTGGCACCAGGGAATGAAGTGAGGAGGCCTCATGACACAGTTCCACTCTCATCCCAGTTTGGTTCTCAGCTCCACTGCTGCGGTTCACTCCAGGTGTTCTGATGGAAGGAGAGTCTGGCTCGAAGGAGGCACAACAAGAAGGACCTCCTCAGCGTGAAGACTCACTTCACCACCAGCAGGGCTAAAGAGTCCACTCAACAGCCAACTGAAGACTGGTCCGCTCCACTTCAACACAGCACCTTCATCAGACTGGATGAGTGGGAACTTCAGCAGTAGAGACTGGATTCTCCTCCAGAATTCAATGAAAGCGCATCCCGGGGCACTGGGTCAGCATGAGGGCCGGTGACATTCCCACAGACAAGCCACTCCTCCTGCTCTGTGAACCTTGGTCGGCCACGCGCACCATAAAGCCAACTGAACACAGGAGCAGTAAACGGCATCAAAGATCACGGTGTGCCACGGGCCGGAGATGACAGAACCTCTACGCCGGTGAGCCGGACTGGAGCCTTGGCCAGGTCCAGCCTGCAGGGCCGGCGCGCGCACACAGATGGGATCAGCCTCTCCGGGATACCAGGGCCCACCTCACGGCCATGACCAACCACAACTGCAGGAGTCTGTACCGGAAGCCAATTCAGGGCTCATCCCTGGTGCCCGAAAACGATGCCCTAGAAATGAAGAGTCGGGCGACAGACTCTTCGTTTCTGTTGGAGAGGAGACGCTGCGCTGCACTGGAGCTCAGCAGCGAGTCATCGACCTTGTGAAGGCTTCCACTGCTGCCAGCCTGCTGCTCCCACCGTCCACAGCACCAGCccaggaggaaggaggaagcagcagcagctcctgagcCAAGAGGGCGCTCTCAGTGGCAAATCCTGGGCTTTATGGCTCCAGAGCTGCAGGAGACGCTGACGCCTCTCTGTGACACTTTCACGGCTTCAGTCAACAAGTTGCCAAATGTGTCCCAGTTGGTGCATcaaaggaagtgtgtgtgtgtgtgtgtgtgtgttgggggggagAGAAATGGAGAAgtgaagggagggaggagagcaaGACGCCGTCCGGCCTGGATCCCATTACATAATTGCTCCACGGCACTGAAACAGGGTCTgcgccaaaaagcagaaaagaaaagcagcgGAGCCCAGGGAGAGAGCGACACCACGCACGAGCTCCAGGCCCCTGTGGCGGCGCACGGAGAGGAAGTGGCTGCTGGAATCTGAGCGCGCAGTTGTTGTGCTGAGGCTGAGGTCAGCGGCGTCGACCACGCCtgcaccgccgccgccgccaccatcctcctcatcctcatcctcctgacTTCTGTGCCAACATGGGAAACAGGTAGACCCAGCGCTACACGGGCCCAGTCTCACCAGCAGCGCCAGCGGGCCTTTCCCGCGGCCGACACGCAGCAGTTCACCCGCCGCCGGACGGAGGGCCAACCAACGCCCCGCTGGAGGCTCGGACACGAGCCCAGCTCAGTGATGGCGCTTCACCCGGGAAACCATCCCCGCCTGGGTGGATGTGGACGCGCGGCCCGCGCCACGGAACACGCCGCGCAGGCGGGCCGAACAGCGGCGCGACTGGAACTTACCCGCAGACGCTGGCTGGAGTCCCGCTCGAGGCGAAGCACGGACGGAGGCTGCTGTGGCGGCTGCTCGCAGGACAACAACGCAGGAGCAGTGAGAGCTCCAAGCCCGCGAGCCTCCTCCCCCTCGCGCTCTCCTCCGCCTCCCCACCCCGCCCGCGCGGTTCCAGCGCGGCCCGGACTGCAGAGCCCGGTGCGCTCGATTCGCTCACCCGCTGGTGCCGCCGCCGCGGACAGTGCGGTACGCTTGCGTGAGAAATGAGCGCCTCGCAGGCCTTTCTGCTCCCTTCATTGCAGAAGGGCAGCTTTGACTCGCTGGCACTTGTGACCAAACTCTGACCCTTCTCCCATTGGCTTTGGATGTATTTGATAGAAACGTATGAAGCTAGGTTTCATGGATGCGCTGATCAGTGAGGGTGGATAAAAGAGACACTCGCCCACAGAAGGCTGCACCGGGAGTCTGTCCCGGCCGGCTGACCACTGCGCCGCCCACCTCCTACTGGCTGAGTCTCCGTGACACAGAAGCAGCCCTTCACCCGGCCTGCGCCACGGTGCGGTCCACGAGCTGCGTTCCCTGCCTTCAGTCAGGTCCTCCACCGCTGTTTTATGGTAGGACTTTTCTCTATGGACACGCCCCGTCTCTTGTTAAGAAGAGAGTGATTTTGCAAACCTggccaacaaaacaaaagacagaccTCTCAGGTCCACAGGCGCCTCCCGGGACAGGCCAATTTGGGGGTGACCCTGACCCCATCCATCAGGACTCGGGGCTTCTGAGACTCCCGGAGCTCCTCCTCACACTCACGTGACTCGTGACTTAGCAATTTGTCCGCTTTTGTTTACATCTTCATCAGTCATGTCTCCGCCCCGCGGGGCCGCCCCGGCCTGGCACCAAGCGCCCCCGCCTCCCCAAATCTGTGCGAGGCGGGGACAGAGGCAGCGAGGAGGGAGAGTCTGCGGATAGCGGTTGATGCAGAGCAGCAGCGCGGAGCGAACTTCGGCAGAAACAAACCCCCGTGGCTGCGAGTGTGTCGCTTTAAAGGGACTCACCTGCCCGCCCGCGCGCGCGCTCGGATGGGTCACACGGTCTTCGCGCTCCTGGGTCCGTGTGCGCAGCGCTGGGCCGCGGTGACCCCGGGGTCACAGCTGCTGGCCACTCCTCCACAGCCGGCTGGCCGATCGTGTCGTCACGTCCCCGAGAGATGGTCCTCACAGCAGgcggctgcgtgtgtgtgtcggggagTCGCCAGGCTCTCTCTGCGCTGAGAGgagaaggtcaaaggtcagcagctgcaggatgatggcgtcacttcctgtcaccgCTCCTTCACTCATGTTTGCAGCCGGGCCTGGGTTATAACGTCTGTGATGTGACGCAGGTGCTGTGAGGACCGACAGCTGGGACCTTCAACTCTCGTGGATTTGACTCCATGAATTCCTGAAACCAATCCTGAATGAATGGAGGCTGCTGCGGCCGCCAGGCCCCGCTCCTTCAGGGAAGTGGGAATGAGGATGTGGTGTTTCATTACGCTCATCACTCAAATGCTTCGGATGACGTTGAAACGCGAGCAACTGCCTCCACGGCAGCGAATGGTTCATCATGACGTCATGACCAGCTCAGATGGACGGTTTATAGTTGATTGAAACAGATGAACGAGGAGCGCTTCCACACGCAGTCGtggagctcagctctttcctctggTCCACCGTCTTCTGCTCTTGCTGGTGAAAACCCTGCGAggacctgctgactcagcatctgGGCAGGTCGCCTGACTGGAGGCTTCAGCTCCTGAGGACCGGTTCCTCCtgcagagcagcgtggaccCCGGGACGTCAGACAAGCAGGCCTCTGATTGGCTGGACAGCAGCCACAACCCAGGGCTGGTCCCTCACTGGAGAGGGTCCGGGGTCCATGACTCAGCACATTCCAACAAACGCCGAGGGGTCGGCCCAGTTGGATCGAGTGATTCTGAGCGGAAGCTCTCCATGTTGCTGGGCAACAGCGCCcactcaggtgtgtgtgagtgtttgaggTGATGAGTCAGAGCGAGTGGGACGCCGGGCCGGCCTCTGCGCTGAAGCTAGATAGTGCCGTTTCCACGGCGACCACGCTACTTTGAGAGAGGCtgttgagtgagtgagtgcggaggaggaggagtgctGGGGGTCAAGGCTGCCGGAGAGCTTCCAGCTGGTCCCTTCAGCGAGCGGCGTGGGCGGAGCGTggcgtggaggcggggcttcGCCGCCTCGTTTCCGCCGGCGTTTCTGACTGGGAGCAGGGGAAACTCTGGCTGTCTGAGCCAGTGACAGACAGATGACATGACTGCTCGCTGCTGCTCCCTGTGGTCTCTCCTGGAAGAACCAGACCAGCCTCCCTCTGTCAGTGCTCACAATGAAGTCAACACTTGGAGAAAGTCAGTCCAGCGAATCAAAGCAACCTTTCAGACCAACGTGGGAAGCTAATCCTCTCACCAGCTAATCCACTTCATTATTTTAAGAATGGCAGCTCAAAGTCAGATCAGCTGCTCGGTGGCACCACACTGCAGGTGAGAGGCGTtgacacgcgcacgcacgcgcaaGTGTGTGTCCGGCGCTGAAGCCTGGAGAAAGTGTCCAGTCACTGAACATCAGAGCAACATTCTGCTTTGATCGTCTTTATTGCCAAGACACACTCTGatgtcatcacacacacacacacacacacggaggcaGCGGCGCCAAAAGCGGGTCTCAACTATTAAACCCAGCGTAAACTGAAgggtgacccctgacctcttCCTTCAGAGGAGCAGCCGCCTGACGGCTGCCGAGCAGAGGCTCCGCCTCTCGCTCATCCTGCTGAGTCACCGTTTGATCGTGGACGCTCCTGCTGTGGTTTAATTGGATCACATGGCTGGtcatcaggtcacatgacttgttgAGTAACAACACCATCACAAGGTTGAGTGTTTGCATCACGGAATCAGGTTTAGACTGCGGTCACAGAGGTGGGGgcggggattcgaacccacaACCCGCTGGAGTCTGGCCAGCGGAAGGACACATGGAGACAGTGGCGTGAAGCGAGGTAGGGGGCGCTCTGGAGCAGGAGGCCTGGCAGAGGTGGGTCAGAAGCGGGTGTTGAAGCCGGACAGCTCCAGGCGCTGGATGCTTCTCTGGTTGGAGAAGGACGCCCTGGTGATGCGGCTGCTGGGGCTCCCTTCTCTGCTCAGCCAAACCTTCCTGAGGACACAAGACAGGAAGGAGGTCACGGCAGCGCACACGCACACCGCCGCTGGTGACATGGTCAAGTGCGTCCAGAGAGGGGCGCTGTGACCAGAGTCATTACACACACTCGGGTCTGACTGGGACCAGGTCCAGCTCCACGCTGCTAGAAGttaggggggggggggggggggggggggggggggggggggggggggggggaggtgagagggagagagagagagagagagggagagagagagagagagggacagagggggggagagagagaggtgagggggagaggtgagagggagagagagggagaggtgagggggagagagagagagagagggagagagagagaggtgagagggagggagagagagagagagagggagagagagagaggtgagggGGAGaggtgagagggagggagagagggacagagggggagagagacagagggagagagagacagagggagagatagagagggggagagagagagagggaaagagagagggggagagagagagagggagaggggggagagagagacagagggggagagagacagagggagaggggggagagagagggaaagagagaggggggagagagagagagggagagagagagagagaggggagagagagggatgagagagggagagagagagagagagagagggaaagagagagagggagagagagagagagggatgagagagggaaagagagagagggagggagagagagacgagagagagggaaagagagcaGGACAAGGAGCTTCTCTCTTCAGCCCCTCACTGCCTCCTTCCATCCTCCACCTGTTGccatcatccctccctccactgTGCCTCTTCTGAACCACCTGTCTCTCATTTCCACACTCCCAACTGAGTTGCTTCCTGCTTCTCAggcctgacaggaagtgaggtcatgGTGAAAGCAGCCCAGAGGAAACAGCAGTGTGGGCTTGGAAAAGTGAGTGGAGGGAAGCAGAGCCAACAGTCAGACTGACGCTACACCAGACTCCTCCGTCCAGCCGTACTTCATCTGCAGCCTGAGTCAGAGGGTCCCGCCCGGCCGCGTCCCCGGGGAAGTGAGCTCACCTCAgccacacagcaacacactgcACCCTCATCTACTCATGGTTGTGATGCCTCCAAGGTTTCAACTCCAGATCCTCGTTTGGGCCGCGGGTGAGCAGAATGATGTGGAAACACATCTGTGTCTCTGAATCAAAAgctaaaacacatcaaacacggAACCTAACAAAGGCTCGGCCCGGGACG
It encodes the following:
- the LOC128764537 gene encoding uncharacterized protein LOC128764537 isoform X1 — encoded protein: MSSLVSVDFEVFGHVQGVCFRMEGLAEQRREPQQPHHQGVLLQPEKHPAPGAVRLQHPLLTHLCQASCSRAPPTSLHATVSMCPSAGQTPAGCGFESPPPPL